A segment of the Melopsittacus undulatus isolate bMelUnd1 chromosome 13, bMelUnd1.mat.Z, whole genome shotgun sequence genome:
TGGGGCAGCCTGTGCAAAGGGAACTGCAAAGCTTCTGCCATCCTCATCAAACCAGCTCTGTACCATTAGTATCCTTTCCCCCACCGTCAGCATTGGGCAGACATAGGGAGGCATTTTTCTGGCCTGGGGGTGAAAAGGCTTTTTCCTGTatataaaaagctgttttcttttccttttctcttgagCAATACCAAAGTCCCATGTTTTCTCTGGCCTGTGGTGGGTTTGTAGGGATCATTGTTGGGACAAGTCTTTATAAATGCTGTGGTTTCCAAGCGTGTTCCTTCTGGGGAGAAAGCTGTGCTCTGAAACCTAAACCCCTCCTGATCCAGCCAGGTCTTACTCTCTTTGCTTTGTGGGTATAGATAACTTCAGCAGCAAACTATCAGTCATCACTAGCTAACCTGCTGTAGGCTGCTCTGAGCCCAGGCAGGCCATGTACACACCATATCCCTGCCGTGGTCTCTGTTCATCCTGCAGAATAAAACTGCTTTCAGAACCCGCACAGACATCACGAGTGTCCTTCTCTGtttggcagcttctcacaggtGCTGCCAGCTTTGTGCCAGGAGCAGACCTGAGGCTCCTGCTACAATAAGACTTCCAAAGGGAATTGTCTTTGTAAGGCTCATGCTGCTCCCGCGTGCCCTTCGCAGCACAGTGCCACCTCAGCGGGTTTGCACCATGGCCATGGGGCAGGCTGTGTGAACATGGGTCCAGCTAACTGGGAAAGAGGTGCTGCCTAAAGCCTATGTGCTCCCTGGCTTCTGACCAAAACACAGGCACGGATCACCCATGGCCACCCAGCATCACTGGCTCCAGGGTGGGAAAGCTCTGGCCATGCAGCAGTCAATGTGCTGCTGCCCCCAGGAGCCCCACAGCCCCTTGCCCCCCACTGCAGGAAGCCCAGACTGAGCTCCATGGAGCTGTCCCAAGAACCCCTACCCACCCTGTGGGGTCTCAAAGCATCACACCCACCCCATGGCAGGAACCCCACTCCTGGTGACTTGAAACCCCTCAGGGGCATCCctgacccccccacccccttgctccaggatggagctgggaccCCAGCTCCCCTTGCCATGGCATGGAGCAGTGCAAGGAGAGAGTCTCAGAGAGGGATGCAGCAAATagcatccccctgccatgaacacGATGccccctcagcatcctccatgGCCCCAGGACCTTGACTGCTCCTGTGTGTGTGCGGTGACACTGTGGCAGGTAGGCACAAGGCAGCCAAGTCTGGCTCCAGGGTTTATTGCAGCTGACTTCTCCCACCATGGGTAGCAGAGCTGTGGGGTGCAGGAGgcccagggagggagcagggccTGAGCAAAGCAGGGATACACTGATTGCACAGGGAAGGGAACTTGCACTGCTTCCCTCTGCCCAGGGGAGGAGAGGGTGCACCCACCCCAAGCCAATGCCTGCACCCCAGCGCAGGCCAACAACACAGCACTGAGCGAAGCTGCTCCAGGCAATGGCTTTtgagccccagagctgctgtgtttcagctggtgctggtgcagAGGCTATGGGCAGAGCAGGACACACAGAGGGactggcacagagctgctggcaggCTCAGGAATGGGGTGCTGAGCTGGGGATGGTGGCACTCTCCCAAGCTCCAGGGGGGCCGGGCACTGCGGCACGGTCAGCACACGTCTGTGGGTTTGACCAGGATGAGGGAGGATGCGCAGTCGCCGTTATCACAGAATCCTGGCCAAAGGATGCGGTTTTTGGCGTTGAGCAGGACATTCTGGCATCTGTCGTACCACCAGCCCCCATAGCTGCTGGCACAGTTCCCACTGTACTGGTCCTGGTCCTTGTCGGTCGTGCTGAACTTCATGTTGTCATGGATACCCCCCTTCTTGGGGTGATAGAGGGTCAGGTAGTCATCCCCTTCACCAGAATGCCGGCCCAGCCGCAGCGGGTACCCACTGGCCTCACTCTCCACCCTGAAGATGTCGTACTCAGCAAAATGGGTGACGTTGGCTTTGTTCCGCACGATGAATCGGACCTTGTAGGTGCCCTGCTGTGTCAGCAGGTGCAGGTACTCGGTGCCCATCCAGTGATCGCCCTGCACGTTCCCGAAGCCGTACTTGTAGGTGGTCCAGGATTGCTTCCATGTGAGCTCAGTGTCATGAGAGTTTCTCTGGACAACAGTCCAGCCCTTGCCTTCGGTGTCCATGTCACACCACACCACACGTGGGGGGGACCGTGCTGGTTGGATGACGTACACCCCACTGGGGCTGTTCTTGCGGAGGTGGCTACAGTCTGCGGGGAACCCTGCAGTGgcagcagaagcaaacacaGGTTGGGGTGGGAGAGAGAAGGGGCATATGAGGCTTTCAGTGTAACAAGAAGCTCCTGCAGTGAATGAAGACTCAGGACAAAAAGGGCTGGTTTATCCGTGGTCTATTCCACAGCATAGAGTGGTGTTTCCACTGGTTTATCCATAGGGCAACCAAAGGTCTCTAAGACAATGGCCCTGGTAAGAGACCTAGGATCTATTCATCATGACTTTCATTTAGAGCCTTCTGATGCATCTGAccaagaaaaaggggaaaaacatcTTCCTGATGCCAGTGATGTCCCCAAAGCATATCTAGCCCTCACACAAGACCCTTGATATATTGAGCTGCAGTTCTTGCAAGGACCATAAGTGCCCAAAAATGCTCCACTGGATAAGGCTATGTAATTAAAATGGATGTTTTCTCTAGAATCATGGCATTGCAAAAGAAGGCCAAGTTTCTCCTTCATAGGGACCTCTTCCATCAGCTTGTTGCAGTTTATCTGCTGGCATGACTTACTTGCCAAACTAATTTGCTGTctagtttggttttctttgtatcTGATGAAGGACAATTTGCTGTGGGCAGTTCCAGTTCAGCACAGGAATTTCTGTTTCCCTTGGGCACCCGGGTCCTGCAGGGAGTGTAACCCTCCCTTGCGGGGAGGAAGGGAATGCTCCTAATCCAACTAAACTAAAAGAAGACGCTGGAAGCATCTCTCCTAGAACTGAAGTATAAAAGCATCCCAGAGCAATCCTGCCAAGTTGTGGTGTTTGGACAGAAACCCCTTGGTTTCAGCATGAAGCTACCAAGGAGGTGAGGATGGTGTCACACTGCTTACCTTACCAACCATGGCCCAGGGTTTCTGTGTGTGCATCAGCCTGGGTGCATGATGGCCCCCCTAGCACTTAGCAGACCTGACAGTGAGTGCTGAGCTGAGGAGGCACTGTCCTGCTCCACAGCTTGGTGCCCAGCCAGTGTTCCCCTCATACTCCATACTCACCACTCCGGGAGCTggcagtgggtgctgctgggccaGCACTTGCACCAAGGAGAAGCATCGCCACCACTGTGGGTAGGAGGAAAAGGCCCCCATGGAGCAAACTCGTCCTAGCCTGGAGCCCTGGGAAGGGAAGCAAAGGGCCCAGCTCCATTAGGATCCCTGAGCAGTTCCCTCCACCCCTGCCAACAGCCGCcatggagctgggatgagggAAGGCAGAGCCATGCTGtaccagcaggagcagggagctccCAAAGATGATGGGAGCTGTGGCTCCAGTgcaggctctgctcctgcagggctgAAGCAAGGTGAGAAATGGCTTTGTCACTTTTCCAGTCAATCCCTTCCCTGCACCATACAGTAACCTGCAGATCTGTTCTTGAAACCTACAGCCCAGGAGTACCTTAGAGGACAGTGGGGAGAGTAGTTTGCTGGGGAGGAAGACTGCAAGAAGAAGTTCTATCTGGAGTAATCACACTTAAGGCTGTTACACAAACCACTCCAGCCCAATGACAGCTAGTGAGAAACCAGAGCCAACAGATGGGTCCTGTTGCACATATGCCAGCTCCCAAGCAGACAGGAGGAAGTCTCACAGTGACACAAGCCCAAACCCTCTGTGCTGGCTACCAGCACACTCCTACAGCTTGCACTAGCTCAGTTACTGGGGCAGATGCCATCACACCTGGGGAAGGAGCCCTGTGCAACCACATGTGCCACATGCATTGGTCAGAAAGGGAAAGCACCATGTGGAAAGCTAGGTCTCCACATTAACCTCCCTTGACAGGACATGAGAATACAGGGCATAGGTAGCATGGGGAAAGCATAGGCAAGCACCAAGCACTTGGTGCTTTTGCCTTGTGTCCCTTCTGCTACCATAGTGCCTCACAGCATGCATCACCCAGGCAAGATCACGGCTGCTGTCCTGCTTGCCACCTTGTGCCTCTGTATACTCACCCCAGTCAGGTCTTGTGTGAGCCCAGCACCACACATGAACTAAGTGTGCTGCTGGGAATGTAACTCACCCATCACAATAGCACAGCTGAGCGGAGAGCAGGAACCCAGTGGTGCACCCTCCCATGCTGAGTTATCCACAGTGGCTTTATAGGCACTGCACACACCCACTTGTGTTCACACTTGGTATTTGTAAAGGCACAAGGAGGCACTTGCAGACTGTGACTCGAGCAGTTTTCAGATCTCATGACAGCAGAGCAGCTAAACCCCTTGAGGACAGAGGCATGCCCTTCCAGCCGGAGTACAAAGTAATACCCTCCCTGATGGGGGATTTCAATTATTGACTGTCCCAGTTACACAAACACTACACATGAATTGCTCACTTGGAGCAACTTCTGGAGAGCCGTGATGAAACTGAAGTGGTGAGACCCAGCTTTTCTAAGGACATACACACAGCAATTagcaaagaaggaaagattAGGTCTCCTATGTGCCCAGTCCCAAAGGTGACCTTGGAAAGATGAGGACAGGTCCTCAAGAGACAAGCCTGCTCGCTAACTAGTGCCAGCTAACCACTGGGCAGGCTTCGGTATCAATGGGTTGTCATTGAGCTAGAACCAGGGTGAAGCAGCCAGAAGTCATTGTCCCCTGGCACCCCATTCTGCATGCTTTGAGTAGAGAGCAAGGGCTGCAGGTAACAAGCAGGTGACTGCAGGTCCCTTCACCACTCTCCAATCTCTGCCTGGTGAGACCCTGCAGATCCCCAGAAACATTAACCAGGGGTTGCTCCCTTTGCAGGAACAAAATGCTCTCAGGATTGATTGTCTGGGAGGACTGTACAGACAGCCCCAGCACTCTGTCAAACCAATGGCAAGAGGATAAAGATGTTTGGATAAAGATGTTTGTTCAAGAGGACAAAATGTACTTTCTTCTCCTGTGTTGGTTTCAGTGGCTTGCTGATCAGATGTCTTCTTTATGGCAAGCCAGTCTCCAGATGAGGCTCCCACCAAACCTTTGTACTGCAGGAGCCCACATCAAGCAATGCAACTTGCAGGTCTGGatgggcagcagcatccagaCCTCTCCAAGGGAAGGGATCCATGGATCAACTTACATCTGAATGCTTACATGACACCCCTGCTTGCTGGGTTAGAGGCTGGAGCCCTTCTCTGCAGCCTCATTTATTTCTCATCTCCCAGTGGATGGCCTTCAGAATTGTCACAGGTTTTGTGATCCAGGCTAACATTGGACCTCTTTCTAAGAAGACAACCACAAAAGGACCTCTGAGAAGATACAGGTTGGAAGCAGAGTTAAGCCCAATTACCAGTGATTGCACTCCGGAGAGGCAGAGCAAAGGGCACCCCGGACACaagggaggaggatgaaggtACAAGCAAGCTCTCTGGGAGCAGCAAAGGCTGGCTGCTCCCAATGGGCAAGCAAGTCAGAAGCCAAAGGTGCACCCCATGGAGGCAATGCCTGCAATGGCAGAGCTCCATCCTAACGGGTCTGAGAAGagcaagcagagctgtgtgttgGCAACAGCTCCAGGCAAGGCATGCAGCCAACTGGACAAAAGGACACAATGCAAAAGGCAGGGTCGGAGATAAATCTACACCATGAATCTATCCATCCAGGAAATAATCTATCCACAGTGTATGTCTAAGATCCATCTGGAAAACAAGGCCAGAGAGGGAACTGGAGACCAGTACTGACAGCCCAGTGCTGGGCAGGCACCATGGGCCTAGGTGCAGGTCCAGTTTGGTCTGATCACCAGCAATTAAGTCCTGCTGGTGCACACAGGGTGAGGAAGAGCAAGTCCCACCAGCCTGGCTGGCTGATCTCATGCCCCATGGGCCCTCTGGCTTCTGCTGTAGCTCTCTGGGCTCATCAAGTGGCTTCTCAAAGACGTTCtgatgcaggcagctctgcatcTAGCACAAGACCCAGTGTCATGGCTTTGCTCCTGCAGATATACAGAGGCATaagggctggggagggagcttTCCAAAGAACCAGAGAAGCACAGAGGCCAGAACTGCTGAATGCCTCTGAGCTCATCTCAAGGCCAAAGCGGTGCCAACTTCGCATGGGTTGCTTAGGGTCATGTCTGGCTCAGTAGTGAAACTGTCAAGGAATGGAGTTCCCACAGCTTCGCTCTCTCCCCATATACCCCAGTCTTTGAACACCCTtaggctgatttttttctgttctctgatttccctcccttccttcatGTCCATTGCTGCATCTCATCCCTGTGCACCTCCAAGGAGAGCCATGGAATCACAGGAACCACAGAGTGAGAGCTGGGAGAAATCTCTGAGAGTTCAatccctgctcaaagcagatcTAAAGAACCAGGTCCTTGTCCAGTCAACTCTTGAATACCTCTAAGGGTAAAACTCCCACAGCCTCTCTCTGgaccatgttccagtatttgacCAActtcatgttaaaaaacaagTCCCTAATTCTAACTGGAATTTCCATGTTCCAGTTTAGACCCATTGCttctcatcccatccccatgcaCATCCTTGAACAGTTTGGCTCCATGTTGTTTGCATGCTCCCATGAGGGAGAAGTAGTCAGCAACAAGACCTTGTTGCCTGCTCTTTGAGtggagcaagcccagctctcccagatTATTCTAACACATCCTGAGCTCCAAGCCCTTGAGCAGTCTGGTGGCTTCCACTGGATGTGCTCCAGTATGTCAGTATGTTTCTTGAAGTGAGGGGTCTAAAAGGAGACACAGTGCTGTGAAAACCTTCACTCTgcctgctcccaaggaacaagggatgggacaagaggaaccggcctcaagctgcaccagggcaggtttagatggagctgaggaacaattcctgccccacagggtgcattggaacaggctgtccagggcagggctgcagtcagcatccctgcaagtgtggagatgaggcctcagtgccatggggcagtggtggccttggcagtgctgggaatggttggactggatgatttgaaaggccttttccaaccaaAGTGGGTCTCTGACTCTAAATCCATGCTGCAAGCAGTCCTGTAGCAGAGAGGGACTTGCAGTGAGACCGTTTTACATCAGTGTCACATCACAACTCCCAAACTCCGCTGTGATTGCTGCAAGGGCCATGTGTCAGGGCAGACCGCACCAGGCATTGTGCAAGAGGCAGCATGGTGGTGGTCAGCCGGGCACGTCAGCAGGCACATGGAGTGGCACTTCCCGAAGCTCGGTGCATGGGTTCCCAGGAACACCAGAGTACCTCTTCTCTGGAGAGTCTAACGGGGTCCCCAGTGGCCCCATGCCCGTGACCTGATGTTTGATTTCCACCCAGGAGGGGGAATGGCATTTGGCTATTTACTTATGAGTTGAAATGGGCAGCGGTGCCCAGAGGATGCCATTCCCTGGGGAAACCCTGCCGGTGGAGGGGGCAGCCGGGCACTGTAAATCACAGGTTTGGTTTAAGGCGTTTGCTTATTGGCACCAAAGTATTTGCTTTGCCTCTGAAG
Coding sequences within it:
- the LOC101872491 gene encoding fibrinogen-like protein 1-like protein, which encodes MGPLGTPLDSPEKSAYKATVDNSAWEGAPLGSCSPLSCAIVMGLQARTSLLHGGLFLLPTVVAMLLLGASAGPAAPTASSRSGFPADCSHLRKNSPSGVYVIQPARSPPRVVWCDMDTEGKGWTVVQRNSHDTELTWKQSWTTYKYGFGNVQGDHWMGTEYLHLLTQQGTYKVRFIVRNKANVTHFAEYDIFRVESEASGYPLRLGRHSGEGDDYLTLYHPKKGGIHDNMKFSTTDKDQDQYSGNCASSYGGWWYDRCQNVLLNAKNRILWPGFCDNGDCASSLILVKPTDVC